One segment of Paraburkholderia sp. PGU19 DNA contains the following:
- the pqqD gene encoding pyrroloquinoline quinone biosynthesis peptide chaperone PqqD, translating to MNTQDNAQATDKRGPKLSSLFRLQWEPAQDAHVLLYPEGMVKLNQSAAQILLRCDGTRDIPTLVAELEAAFNATGLTPEVEAFVDHARSRGWLE from the coding sequence ATGAACACTCAAGACAACGCGCAAGCCACGGACAAACGCGGCCCGAAACTGAGCAGCCTGTTTCGCCTGCAATGGGAACCGGCGCAGGATGCGCATGTGCTGCTGTATCCCGAGGGCATGGTGAAGCTGAACCAGAGCGCCGCGCAAATCCTGTTGCGTTGCGACGGCACGCGCGACATCCCGACGCTCGTCGCGGAGCTGGAAGCGGCGTTCAATGCGACGGGACTGACGCCCGAAGTCGAAGCCTTCGTCGACCACGCGCGCTCGCGTGGCTGGCTGGAGTAA
- the pqqC gene encoding pyrroloquinoline-quinone synthase PqqC, with the protein MSFKGDIGPAWTREEFEAQLRAKGQAYHIHHPFNVKMNSGGCTREQIRGWVANRFYYQINIPLKDAAVLSNCPDRETRRRWVLRILDHDGYGEDEGGIETWARLGDAVGLSRDELWSLEHVVPGVRFAVDAYVNFARRAPWQEAVCSSLTEIFAPQIHKDRLSTWPGHYPWIKPEGLAYFRSRISLAQRDVEHGLAVTLDHFRTREQQERALDILQFKLDILWTMLDAIEKAFPA; encoded by the coding sequence ATGAGTTTCAAAGGCGACATCGGCCCGGCATGGACCCGAGAAGAATTCGAAGCGCAGTTGCGCGCGAAGGGACAGGCTTATCACATCCATCACCCGTTCAACGTGAAGATGAACAGCGGCGGATGCACGCGTGAGCAGATTCGCGGCTGGGTCGCGAACCGCTTCTATTACCAGATCAACATTCCGCTGAAAGATGCCGCCGTCCTGTCGAACTGTCCTGATCGCGAAACGCGCCGCCGCTGGGTGCTGCGCATACTCGATCACGATGGCTATGGCGAGGACGAAGGCGGGATCGAAACGTGGGCGCGACTGGGCGATGCCGTTGGGTTGTCGCGCGATGAATTGTGGTCGCTGGAACATGTGGTGCCCGGCGTGCGCTTCGCCGTCGACGCGTATGTGAACTTCGCACGCCGCGCGCCGTGGCAGGAAGCCGTGTGCTCGTCGCTCACGGAGATTTTCGCGCCGCAGATCCACAAAGACCGGCTTTCGACGTGGCCCGGGCATTACCCGTGGATCAAGCCCGAAGGCCTGGCGTATTTCCGTTCGCGCATCTCGCTCGCGCAACGCGACGTCGAGCATGGCCTTGCTGTGACGCTCGATCATTTCCGCACGCGCGAGCAGCAGGAACGCGCGCTCGACATTCTTCAATTCAAGCTCGACATTCTCTGGACGATGCTCGATGCGATAGAAAAGGCGTTCCCGGCATGA
- a CDS encoding formylmethanofuran dehydrogenase subunit C: MSTITLRVKTAPGFRVDGSPLLPSALSALSGAEIAQRMLPAGNDACAIGDLFDVAVASSGDDARLVIEGDASWLDRLGARLDAGSLRIRGSAGDYAGWRMTGGTLDIAGDAGHFAGCEMRRGTLVVAGDCGDFAAGALPGGMEGMTGGTLIVAGNAGGRLGDRMRRGTLLIGGDAGDYAASRIVAGTIGIAGRIGAHYGYGMRRGTLLMLQRPERIPPTFTTGGRGFDVFWSLFARALKAECDAASAVSSAIGQRLAPFAALDARTPPQRYAGDLAVDGRGELLVVE; encoded by the coding sequence ATGAGCACGATCACGTTGCGCGTGAAAACCGCGCCGGGCTTTCGTGTGGATGGCTCGCCGCTGTTGCCATCCGCCTTGTCCGCGCTGTCGGGCGCGGAGATTGCGCAGCGGATGCTGCCTGCGGGCAACGACGCTTGCGCCATCGGCGATCTGTTTGACGTAGCCGTCGCTTCGAGCGGCGACGATGCGCGCCTCGTGATCGAAGGCGACGCAAGCTGGCTGGACCGGCTCGGCGCGCGGCTCGACGCAGGCAGTCTGCGCATCAGGGGCAGCGCTGGCGATTACGCAGGCTGGCGCATGACGGGCGGCACACTCGACATCGCCGGCGACGCAGGCCATTTCGCAGGCTGCGAAATGCGCCGCGGAACGCTCGTCGTCGCGGGCGATTGCGGCGACTTCGCAGCCGGTGCGCTGCCCGGAGGCATGGAAGGCATGACGGGCGGCACGCTGATCGTCGCGGGCAACGCGGGCGGGCGTCTTGGCGACCGGATGCGGCGCGGCACGCTGTTGATAGGCGGCGACGCGGGCGATTACGCAGCCTCGCGCATCGTTGCCGGGACGATCGGCATTGCGGGCCGCATCGGCGCACACTATGGTTACGGCATGCGACGCGGCACGCTGTTGATGTTGCAACGGCCTGAACGCATCCCGCCCACTTTCACGACGGGGGGACGGGGCTTCGACGTGTTCTGGTCGCTGTTTGCGCGCGCGCTCAAGGCCGAATGCGATGCGGCGTCTGCCGTAAGCAGCGCCATTGGGCAACGCCTCGCGCCGTTTGCAGCACTCGACGCCCGCACGCCGCCGCAACGCTACGCGGGCGATCTTGCAGTCGATGGACGCGGCGAACTGCTGGTCGTCGAATGA
- the fhcD gene encoding formylmethanofuran--tetrahydromethanopterin N-formyltransferase yields MQINDTLIDDTFAEAFPMKATRLVITAHTPRWARAAADSLTGFATSVIDCGCEAGIEHEIAADATPDGRPGISVLIFAVSSKELVKQIARRVGQCVLTCPTTAVYNGIDPAATRAPLSDVAPLGGSLRFFGDGWQISKVLGGVRYWRVPVMDGEFVCEESVQTVKAVGGGNLLLLARDLDSALAGAEAAVAAMHRLANVITPFPGGVVRSGSKIGSKYKGAVASTNDAFCPTLTGLSQRSELDAQTGCVLEIVIDGLTDADVGAAMTAGIEAASAADKGVVRISAGNYGGKLGPYHFKLHELAAGIVQRPKNNPTDGAT; encoded by the coding sequence ATGCAAATCAACGACACCCTGATCGACGACACCTTCGCTGAGGCCTTCCCGATGAAGGCGACGCGTCTCGTCATCACCGCGCATACGCCGCGCTGGGCGCGCGCAGCCGCCGATTCGCTGACGGGTTTCGCCACCTCGGTGATCGACTGCGGCTGCGAAGCGGGCATCGAGCATGAGATCGCCGCCGACGCGACGCCCGATGGCCGCCCCGGCATTTCGGTGCTGATTTTCGCGGTGTCGTCGAAGGAACTGGTGAAGCAGATCGCGCGGCGCGTCGGCCAATGCGTGCTGACCTGCCCGACCACGGCCGTCTACAACGGCATCGATCCCGCGGCGACGCGCGCACCGTTATCCGACGTTGCGCCGCTTGGCGGGTCGCTGCGTTTCTTCGGCGACGGCTGGCAGATATCGAAAGTCCTCGGCGGCGTGCGCTACTGGCGCGTGCCCGTGATGGACGGCGAATTCGTCTGCGAGGAATCGGTGCAGACGGTCAAGGCCGTCGGTGGCGGCAACCTGCTGCTGCTTGCGCGCGATCTGGATAGCGCGCTCGCGGGCGCGGAAGCCGCCGTCGCCGCGATGCACCGACTCGCGAACGTGATTACGCCGTTTCCGGGCGGTGTCGTGCGGTCGGGATCGAAGATCGGCTCGAAGTACAAAGGCGCCGTCGCGTCGACCAACGATGCGTTCTGCCCGACGCTCACCGGCTTGTCGCAGCGCAGCGAACTCGATGCGCAAACGGGCTGCGTGCTGGAGATCGTGATCGACGGACTGACGGATGCGGACGTCGGCGCGGCGATGACGGCAGGCATCGAGGCGGCCTCCGCAGCGGACAAGGGCGTGGTGCGCATTTCCGCCGGGAACTATGGCGGCAAGCTCGGGCCCTACCATTTCAAGCTGCACGAACTGGCTGCGGGCATTGTGCAGCGCCCAAAAAACAACCCCACGGACGGCGCGACATGA
- the pqqE gene encoding pyrroloquinoline quinone biosynthesis protein PqqE, which produces MTDLSTPAQEHAQQAARNGVGPPLWLLAELTYRCPLHCAFCYNPVDYTSHRDELSTAQWIDVLRQGRKLGAAQLGFSGGEPLMRDDLEELVAEAHSLGFYTNLITSGVGLTDARLDTLKANGLDHIQLSFQDSTQELNDFLSSTRTFDLKNRVARSIKAHGFPMVLNCVLHRYNLPHVDKIIDMALAMGAEYLELANTQYYGWAHANRAQLMPTAEQLQEAEAVVERYRKEIGNRCKIFFVVPDYFETRPKRCMNGWGSVFLGVAPDGAALPCHSARSLPGLTFPNVKDTPLEHIWYDSDAFNRFRGFEWMKEPCRSCDEKTIDLGGCRCQAYLLTLDAANADPVCDKSPHHEQVVRVVRNAAQRPATLAPNEQPVTFRNDANSKRLSADPREMTATPHTERTRS; this is translated from the coding sequence ATGACCGACCTTTCGACACCCGCACAGGAGCACGCGCAACAGGCCGCGCGCAACGGCGTGGGTCCGCCGCTGTGGCTGCTCGCGGAACTGACGTACCGCTGCCCGCTGCATTGCGCGTTCTGCTACAACCCCGTCGACTACACGAGCCATCGCGACGAGCTGAGCACCGCGCAATGGATCGACGTCTTGCGGCAGGGCCGCAAGCTGGGCGCCGCGCAACTGGGCTTCTCCGGCGGCGAGCCGCTGATGCGCGACGATCTCGAAGAACTCGTCGCCGAAGCACACAGCCTCGGTTTCTACACGAACCTCATCACGTCGGGCGTCGGGCTGACGGATGCGCGACTCGATACGTTGAAGGCCAACGGCCTCGATCACATTCAACTGTCGTTTCAGGACTCGACCCAGGAACTCAACGACTTCCTCAGCAGCACGCGCACCTTCGATCTGAAGAACCGCGTCGCGCGCTCGATCAAGGCGCATGGCTTTCCGATGGTGCTCAACTGCGTGCTGCATCGCTACAACCTGCCGCATGTCGACAAGATCATCGATATGGCGCTGGCCATGGGCGCCGAATATCTGGAGCTTGCGAACACGCAGTACTACGGCTGGGCGCACGCGAACCGCGCGCAACTGATGCCGACTGCGGAGCAATTGCAAGAAGCGGAAGCCGTGGTCGAGCGTTACCGGAAGGAGATCGGCAACCGCTGCAAGATTTTCTTCGTCGTGCCCGACTACTTCGAAACGCGGCCCAAGCGCTGCATGAACGGCTGGGGTTCGGTGTTTCTCGGCGTCGCGCCCGATGGCGCCGCACTGCCCTGTCATTCGGCGCGCTCGCTGCCGGGCCTCACGTTTCCGAACGTGAAGGACACGCCGCTCGAGCACATCTGGTACGACAGCGACGCGTTCAACCGCTTTCGCGGCTTCGAATGGATGAAGGAGCCTTGCCGGAGCTGCGACGAAAAGACCATCGACCTCGGCGGCTGCCGGTGCCAGGCGTATCTGTTGACGCTCGACGCCGCCAATGCCGATCCCGTCTGCGACAAGTCGCCGCATCACGAGCAGGTCGTGCGCGTCGTGCGCAATGCGGCCCAACGTCCGGCAACGCTGGCGCCGAACGAACAGCCCGTCACGTTCCGCAACGACGCAAACTCGAAACGCCTCAGCGCCGACCCGCGCGAGATGACAGCGACGCCTCACACCGAGAGAACGCGATCATGA
- a CDS encoding response regulator transcription factor, protein MTTPAISVLLVDDHAVVREGYRRLLELSPDVRVAGEAADATQAYQRFCALQPDVVVMDLALPGASGIEAMRRMLAREPEARVLIFSVHEETLFVRRAFDAGACGYVTKASAPDVLVEAVRAVARRVRYLSADVSHALALRTMYSEGPPGRQLSAREFEVLRLLVQGYTLPVIAERLGLSQKTIANHQSAIRQKFGANNGVQLAQIAQRLGLQFSELAAPHELFGSAGSMEALGSGSPS, encoded by the coding sequence ATGACGACGCCCGCTATTTCCGTGCTTCTCGTCGACGATCATGCCGTCGTGCGCGAAGGCTACCGAAGGCTGCTCGAACTAAGTCCCGATGTGCGCGTCGCAGGCGAAGCGGCCGACGCGACGCAGGCTTATCAGCGCTTCTGCGCGTTGCAGCCAGATGTCGTCGTGATGGATCTCGCGTTGCCTGGCGCGAGCGGGATCGAAGCGATGCGGCGCATGCTCGCGAGAGAGCCTGAAGCACGCGTGCTGATTTTCAGCGTGCATGAAGAGACGCTTTTCGTACGCCGAGCATTCGATGCAGGCGCCTGCGGTTATGTGACGAAAGCGAGCGCGCCCGATGTGCTCGTCGAAGCGGTGCGCGCCGTCGCGCGGCGCGTGCGCTATCTCAGCGCCGATGTCTCGCATGCGCTCGCGCTACGGACGATGTACAGCGAAGGGCCGCCCGGACGCCAGTTGTCCGCACGCGAGTTCGAAGTGCTGCGCCTGCTCGTGCAGGGCTACACGCTGCCCGTGATCGCGGAAAGGCTCGGGCTGAGCCAGAAGACGATTGCCAATCATCAGTCCGCGATCCGGCAGAAGTTCGGCGCGAACAATGGCGTGCAACTCGCGCAGATCGCGCAGCGCCTCGGTTTGCAGTTCTCCGAGCTTGCCGCGCCTCATGAGCTTTTCGGTTCGGCGGGATCGATGGAAGCACTCGGCTCCGGCAGCCCGAGTTGA
- a CDS encoding cytochrome b — protein MNATRSTDIARSGRERPERFPIALIVLHWLIAICIIAMLGIGLYMVGLPRGLPFKAVLINFHKSLGLTIFLLVLMRIGVVMVSGRPPLPPMRAWQRAAASATQVLLYAAMIAMPVTGYLGSSFNTYGTRFWGLLLPKWGWDDKGLRHFWFTIHEIAAWIFIALIALHVAGALKHQLIDRDGLLHRMLP, from the coding sequence ATGAACGCGACACGCTCGACCGATATCGCGCGCAGCGGCAGAGAGAGGCCCGAGCGCTTCCCGATCGCCCTGATCGTGCTGCATTGGCTGATCGCGATCTGCATCATCGCGATGCTAGGCATCGGCCTCTATATGGTCGGACTGCCGCGCGGCCTGCCGTTCAAGGCCGTGCTGATCAACTTTCACAAGTCGCTTGGCTTGACGATTTTCCTGCTGGTGCTGATGCGCATCGGAGTTGTCATGGTATCCGGCAGGCCGCCGTTGCCGCCGATGCGAGCGTGGCAACGCGCCGCCGCGAGCGCTACGCAGGTTCTTTTATACGCAGCAATGATCGCGATGCCGGTGACGGGCTATCTCGGCTCGTCGTTCAACACCTACGGCACGCGTTTCTGGGGACTCCTGCTGCCGAAGTGGGGTTGGGACGACAAAGGGTTACGCCATTTCTGGTTCACCATTCATGAGATCGCCGCATGGATCTTCATTGCGTTGATCGCGTTGCATGTCGCTGGCGCGCTCAAGCATCAGTTGATCGACCGCGACGGGCTGTTGCACAGGATGCTGCCGTGA
- the pqqB gene encoding pyrroloquinoline quinone biosynthesis protein PqqB translates to MKVKVLGSSAGGGFPQWNCNCRNCDGVRKGTITARRRTQSSIAVSVDGIAWLLVNASPDILAQIAANPEMQPARHARDTGIAAVLLMDAQIDHVTGLLMLRENSAPLPLYATDAVWQDLSTGFPVVSILSHYCGVERHTIALDAGPLEIAALPGVRIEALPLSSKAPPYSPHRAAPQRGDNIGLLITVPGSGKRVFYAPGLGVLEPHIRDAMRSADLLLVDGTLWTSDEMIELGLSKKTAADMGHLAQTGPGGMIDVLDSLDRPNARKVLIHINNTNPILIDDGPERRTLAQHGIEVAHDGMLFEL, encoded by the coding sequence ATGAAGGTCAAGGTGCTCGGTTCGTCGGCAGGCGGCGGCTTCCCGCAATGGAACTGCAACTGCCGCAATTGCGATGGTGTGCGCAAAGGCACGATCACGGCGCGGCGGCGCACGCAGTCTTCGATTGCGGTGAGCGTGGATGGCATTGCGTGGCTGCTCGTGAACGCATCGCCCGATATCCTCGCGCAGATCGCCGCGAACCCTGAAATGCAGCCCGCGCGCCACGCGCGCGACACGGGCATCGCGGCCGTGTTGCTGATGGACGCGCAGATCGATCACGTAACCGGCCTGCTGATGCTGCGCGAAAACAGCGCGCCGCTGCCGCTGTATGCAACGGATGCCGTCTGGCAAGACCTGTCGACGGGTTTTCCCGTCGTATCGATCCTGTCGCACTACTGCGGCGTCGAACGCCACACCATTGCGCTCGATGCGGGCCCGTTGGAGATCGCCGCCTTGCCGGGCGTGCGCATCGAGGCGCTGCCGCTGTCGAGCAAGGCGCCGCCCTACTCGCCGCATCGCGCGGCGCCGCAGCGGGGCGACAACATCGGCCTGCTGATCACGGTACCCGGTTCGGGCAAGCGCGTGTTCTATGCGCCCGGCCTCGGCGTGCTCGAGCCGCACATCCGCGATGCGATGCGCAGTGCCGACTTGCTGCTCGTCGACGGCACGCTGTGGACCAGCGACGAGATGATCGAACTCGGCCTGTCGAAAAAGACGGCCGCCGACATGGGCCATCTCGCGCAAACGGGCCCCGGCGGCATGATCGACGTGCTGGATTCGCTCGATAGGCCCAACGCGCGAAAGGTGCTAATACATATCAACAACACGAACCCGATCCTGATCGACGACGGCCCCGAGCGGCGCACGCTCGCGCAGCACGGTATCGAAGTCGCGCACGACGGGATGTTGTTCGAGCTATGA
- a CDS encoding formylmethanofuran dehydrogenase, which produces MHESTSPVTHVNATSAADGPLPSVSTTHDWTCPFCPLLCDDIEAHLSGAQTLAAPDTQCARLADALTRYDASDNVCSPVVDGSPVSLDIALDAAAAVLAQARRPLFGGCATDIAGARALYALAAGCGAILDSLHGDALSASTLALQDRGAFFTTLSEVRTRADLLVVFSCEPAARHPRFYERIASGTSMQRDIRFVCCDIDPAASQASDTRNASILANASPHDVLALWSALAEGRKAESLDDGAGITTALASLMARIAEARYTAFVIEPAALPHPHAALLIEALHRIVKAINRTSRAGVLTLGGADGVLSVNQTITWLSGFPLRTRVSKPGRLPGTPPLDHDPYRYRTDRLLAAGEADVLLWTASFDPHPLPSTLDANTPVIVLGTPALGSALDTQTRSAKTIFIPVATPGIDSDGHLFRVDTSVVVPLHAARHVALPTVATIATHLADALAARAAQTRSPA; this is translated from the coding sequence ATGCACGAGTCCACGTCCCCCGTCACGCATGTCAACGCGACATCGGCCGCCGATGGGCCATTGCCATCCGTTTCGACAACTCACGACTGGACCTGCCCCTTCTGCCCGTTGCTGTGCGACGACATCGAGGCGCATCTCTCCGGCGCTCAGACGCTCGCCGCGCCCGACACGCAATGCGCGCGGCTCGCCGATGCCTTGACCCGCTACGACGCCAGCGACAACGTCTGCTCGCCGGTAGTCGACGGCTCCCCGGTCTCACTCGATATCGCACTCGACGCAGCCGCCGCCGTGCTCGCGCAGGCGCGCCGGCCGCTCTTCGGTGGCTGCGCGACGGACATCGCCGGCGCGCGCGCTCTTTATGCGCTCGCTGCCGGTTGCGGCGCGATCCTCGATTCGCTGCATGGCGACGCACTGAGCGCCTCGACACTTGCGCTGCAGGATCGCGGCGCGTTCTTCACGACCTTGTCCGAAGTGCGCACACGCGCCGATCTGCTGGTGGTTTTCTCATGCGAACCTGCTGCGCGGCATCCGCGCTTTTACGAGCGCATTGCGAGCGGCACATCGATGCAGCGCGATATCCGTTTCGTCTGTTGCGACATCGATCCCGCTGCCAGCCAGGCTAGCGACACGCGTAATGCGTCGATACTCGCCAACGCTTCGCCGCACGACGTGCTCGCGCTCTGGTCGGCACTTGCCGAAGGCCGCAAAGCCGAATCGCTCGATGACGGCGCGGGCATCACGACGGCGCTCGCTTCGTTGATGGCGCGCATCGCCGAAGCGCGCTACACGGCGTTCGTGATCGAGCCGGCTGCGCTGCCTCACCCGCATGCAGCGCTGCTGATCGAAGCGCTGCACCGTATCGTCAAGGCGATCAACCGAACGAGCCGCGCAGGCGTCCTGACGCTTGGCGGTGCGGACGGCGTGCTGAGCGTCAACCAGACAATCACGTGGCTGTCGGGCTTTCCGCTACGGACGCGCGTGTCGAAGCCCGGCCGGCTACCGGGCACGCCGCCGCTCGACCACGATCCTTATCGCTATCGCACCGACCGTCTGCTCGCTGCGGGCGAAGCGGATGTGTTGCTGTGGACGGCGAGCTTCGACCCGCATCCGCTGCCGTCTACGCTCGACGCGAACACGCCTGTGATCGTGCTCGGCACGCCTGCGCTTGGATCTGCGCTCGATACACAAACACGCAGCGCGAAGACGATCTTCATTCCCGTCGCGACGCCCGGCATCGATAGCGATGGCCATCTGTTTCGCGTCGATACGTCCGTCGTCGTGCCACTGCATGCGGCGCGGCACGTTGCGCTGCCAACCGTTGCAACCATCGCGACGCATCTAGCCGACGCGCTCGCGGCACGCGCCGCGCAGACACGGAGTCCTGCATGA
- a CDS encoding formylmethanofuran dehydrogenase subunit A, with the protein MSIARLRGGRVYDPANGVDGEQRDIYIRDGRIVDASADGAADRDYDAQGMIVMAGGIDLHSHIGGGKTNLSRLLLPEDHRDDAPRDASYEAVQDERGRYLRMPSCGVCAPGTLATGYRYAEMGYTAAFEPAMIASNARHAHLEMGDTPIIDHGAYVMLGNDELLLQMLAAKDDFERVRDYVGWTMHASRALGVKVVNPGGISAFKFNQRSLDVDEAHVHYGITPRDVLRTLTRALTELRVPHPLHVHASNLGVPGNIDSTIATMDAADGLPIHLTHIQFHSYGTEGPRKFSSGARAIADAVNARPNVSIDVGQIIFGQTVTASGDTMMQFKNAPLARPHKWIVGDIECDAGCGIVPFRYREQSYVNALQWIIGLEIFLLVNDPWRVSMTTDHPNGGPFTSYPHLIRLLMDKPFRDAQIDRLHPEAKVASALPELTREFSLYDIAIITRAGPARLLGLKDRGHLAPGAAADIAVYRDDADRERMFTSPAYVFKDGELVARDGNLVSTPTGGIHFVSPDYDRSIERTLRQYSEANLATNFAHAAISDDEICACCRGGRLLPVACLA; encoded by the coding sequence ATGAGCATCGCGCGACTCAGAGGCGGCCGCGTCTACGATCCCGCGAACGGCGTCGACGGCGAGCAGCGCGACATCTATATCCGCGATGGCCGCATCGTCGATGCATCCGCCGACGGCGCCGCCGATCGCGACTACGACGCGCAAGGCATGATCGTGATGGCGGGCGGCATCGATCTGCACTCGCACATCGGCGGCGGCAAGACGAACCTGTCGCGGCTGCTGTTGCCCGAAGATCATCGCGACGACGCGCCGCGCGATGCATCGTACGAAGCCGTGCAGGACGAACGGGGCCGTTATCTGCGCATGCCGTCGTGCGGCGTCTGCGCGCCGGGCACGCTCGCCACGGGCTACCGTTACGCGGAAATGGGCTACACGGCGGCCTTCGAGCCAGCGATGATCGCGTCGAACGCACGTCACGCGCATCTGGAAATGGGCGACACGCCGATCATCGATCACGGCGCCTACGTGATGCTCGGCAACGACGAACTGCTGCTGCAGATGCTCGCTGCGAAAGACGACTTTGAGCGCGTACGCGATTACGTCGGTTGGACGATGCACGCGAGCCGCGCGCTTGGCGTGAAGGTGGTCAATCCGGGCGGTATCTCGGCGTTCAAGTTCAACCAGCGTTCGCTCGATGTCGACGAAGCGCACGTGCACTACGGCATCACGCCGCGCGACGTGTTGCGCACGCTGACGCGCGCATTGACGGAACTGCGCGTGCCGCATCCGCTGCACGTTCACGCAAGCAACCTGGGCGTGCCGGGCAATATCGATTCGACGATCGCAACGATGGACGCCGCCGACGGCCTGCCCATTCATCTCACGCACATTCAGTTTCATAGCTACGGCACGGAAGGCCCGCGCAAGTTCTCGTCGGGCGCGCGTGCGATTGCCGATGCCGTCAACGCACGGCCCAATGTGTCGATCGACGTTGGACAGATCATTTTCGGGCAGACCGTGACCGCTTCCGGCGACACGATGATGCAGTTCAAGAACGCGCCGCTCGCACGGCCGCACAAGTGGATCGTCGGCGATATCGAATGCGATGCTGGGTGCGGCATCGTGCCGTTCCGCTATCGCGAGCAAAGCTATGTGAATGCGCTGCAATGGATCATCGGCCTCGAAATCTTCCTGCTGGTGAACGACCCGTGGCGCGTGTCGATGACGACCGATCATCCGAACGGCGGCCCGTTCACGAGCTATCCGCATCTGATTCGCCTGCTGATGGACAAGCCTTTCCGCGACGCGCAGATCGACCGGCTGCATCCGGAAGCGAAGGTCGCGAGCGCGCTGCCGGAACTGACGCGCGAGTTCTCGCTGTACGACATCGCGATCATCACGCGCGCCGGCCCGGCGCGCCTGCTCGGCCTGAAGGATCGCGGCCATCTCGCGCCGGGCGCCGCCGCCGACATCGCCGTGTATCGCGACGACGCGGACCGCGAGCGGATGTTCACGTCGCCCGCTTATGTGTTCAAGGACGGCGAACTGGTCGCGCGCGACGGCAACCTTGTGTCGACGCCGACGGGCGGTATTCACTTCGTATCGCCGGACTACGACAGGAGCATCGAAAGGACCTTGCGCCAGTACAGCGAAGCGAATCTGGCGACGAACTTCGCGCACGCCGCGATCAGCGACGACGAAATCTGCGCATGCTGTCGCGGCGGGAGGCTGCTGCCCGTCGCGTGCCTCGCGTGA
- a CDS encoding histidine kinase, whose product MCVVVLTVIVGALCSTFDVSELAYRWSRRAERYQLDELPVTLFVLAAGLAWFSWRRYRDSQKELRRRREAEEEAARLLAENRRLASQGIEAQEAERRHLARELHDELGQYLNAIALDAARIRDLSAQNDEVHRASLAVMQSAGFVYRQIGGMIRKLRPIGLDELGLPSALEHCVEGWRERLPDASFKLTIDGDFDGFTDALNITLYRFVQEALTNVSKFAREANVEIYLVRAPASRERVEEIVVTVADDGPGVDLSKPRMGLGLIGMRERVEALGGEFHVASEPARGFLLCARVPAQLGLPEPSASIDPAEPKSS is encoded by the coding sequence ATGTGCGTCGTCGTGTTGACGGTGATCGTCGGCGCGCTGTGCTCGACCTTCGATGTCTCCGAGCTCGCGTACCGGTGGAGCCGCCGCGCCGAGCGCTATCAGCTCGACGAACTGCCCGTCACGCTGTTCGTGCTCGCGGCGGGGCTGGCCTGGTTCTCGTGGCGGCGCTATCGGGATTCGCAGAAGGAATTGCGGCGCCGCCGCGAGGCGGAAGAGGAAGCCGCGCGGCTGCTCGCCGAAAACCGGCGGCTCGCGAGCCAGGGCATCGAGGCGCAGGAAGCCGAGCGCCGTCATCTCGCGCGCGAGCTGCATGACGAACTGGGGCAATACCTGAACGCGATCGCCCTCGACGCCGCGCGGATTCGCGACCTGTCGGCGCAAAACGACGAGGTGCATCGCGCGTCGCTCGCCGTGATGCAAAGCGCGGGTTTCGTGTATCGGCAGATTGGCGGGATGATCCGCAAGCTGCGGCCCATCGGCCTCGACGAGCTTGGCCTGCCGAGCGCGCTCGAACATTGCGTCGAAGGCTGGCGGGAACGGCTGCCCGACGCGTCGTTCAAGCTGACCATCGACGGCGACTTCGACGGCTTTACCGATGCGCTCAATATCACGCTCTACCGGTTCGTGCAGGAAGCGCTGACGAACGTGTCGAAGTTCGCGCGCGAAGCGAATGTCGAAATCTATCTGGTGAGAGCGCCTGCGAGCCGCGAGCGGGTTGAAGAAATCGTCGTCACGGTCGCCGACGATGGCCCCGGCGTCGATCTGTCGAAGCCGCGTATGGGGCTAGGGCTGATCGGCATGCGTGAACGCGTAGAAGCGTTAGGCGGCGAGTTTCATGTCGCCAGCGAGCCGGCGAGGGGCTTTCTGCTGTGCGCGCGTGTTCCGGCTCAACTCGGGCTGCCGGAGCCGAGTGCTTCCATCGATCCCGCCGAACCGAAAAGCTCATGA